TGTGTCGATCTTCGACCTGCATACCCATCTTCTTGAGTTTCAGGGCGACGTCGCGGCGTGTTTTCTGGCTGTTGTTGGTGATGAAGCAGAAAGGTATGTTCTTTCTGACCAGATGATTGATGACATCGACGGCGCCATCAATGACCTGTGATCCCTTGTAGATCACTCCGTCCATATCGATGAGAAATCCTAGTTCCATGACTGTCTTGCTAGTGTTGTTTTCGTTTATGTTAGTCGGGTAATGGATCCTGAGGATAACAAGGTGAGGACTAAAGTGTGCGTGCATGGCCATTCCGGGTGCCTGTATTTTTCGCACTTGTCGGTATTTTGCACACATTTCGCCTAGAGCAAAGTCTGTGCCTGAGTTAACAAAAACGTGTGTTATGCCCTTTCAGTCGCAGTCGTGGCTAAAATATATCTATCTGATTTTTAACATGATAGCTGGGTTTTTCAGGTTTTTGATTGGAAATATGCAAACGAAGGGTCTGGCAGGCGGCAGCTATCAAGTGTAAATTTATTTTTGTTTCTTAACATGAAAATATTGTTGCAGATGGGGTTGGCTAACGTAGCATGTTTAATCATCAGTCTTTTGGCTGATGAACGGAAATTTAACGACTCTGCGGTGAGCCAATCGCCGGGCATCTGCCCTGTGGCGGAGTCATGGCGGATGGCTGGGCATCCGATGGGAACGCGCAGGAGTATCACTAGAGCAAGTCATTCTATGCAGGAAGAAAGCACCATCAAGGCGCTCGCCATGTTCGCCCATCCGGACGACATTGAGTTTTCGTGTGCGGGAACGCTCGCGATGTTGCACAGCCGTGGCGTTGAGACACATTACCTGACGCTCGCCAACGGCTGTTGTGGAAGCATGGTCGAAGACCGGGAACAGACAGCTCGCCGCCGCTGGAATGAAAACCTGTCCGCCGCCAAGGTACTTGGGGCTGTTGCCCATCCGCCTCTGTTTGATGACCTGGACATTTTTTACGGGCGCGAAAGTGCTCAGCGGGTCAGTGCTGTTGTCCGCCGCATTCGCCCGGATATTATCCTGACGCACGCGGTTGAGGACTACATGGAGGACCATATGGAGACGGCTCGACTGGCGTTGCATGCGGCCTTTACGGCGTCGATGCCCAACTATGTTACCGAACCCTCCGTCCCGCCGGTAGCGGGTAGTTGTGCGCTCTACCACGCGCTGCCGCACGGGCTTCGAAGCCCACGTGACGGCACGCGGGCTTATCCTTCTTTCTATATCGATATCAGTGAGGCTCTGTCGTTAAAGCGCGAAGCGCTTGCCTGCCACGAGAGCCAGAAGCTCTGGCTGGATCAGACGCAGGGAATGGACGCTTATCTGGAGGAGATGGAGCGCATGGCGCTGGAGCAGGGGAGCGACACCGGATGCTTTAAGTTCGCTGAAGGTTTTACCCGGCATTCTTCGCTTGGGCTTTCCGCCGAGAGCTACCGCCCGCTGGAAGAAGTGCTGGCGGGTGCGCTTTGGCTCAACAAAAACTACCCGCAGTCACCTCGGGGTAGCTAACCGCAAATAACCAATCACTATGTCACGACCGATTAGCAAGTTGGCTCCCGCCTGGTGGGACTATACGACACTGGACCCTGCGATCCTGAACGACGCTGCCCGGCTCAGCGCCAGGGACCTGACCCAACTCTCCCGGCCTGGGTTCTCGGTACGGATCTATGATACGCCGCAGGAGTTTTACGCGGCGCAGGCACTGGAGTACCTGGAGGCCTGGCGTGAATCCACTCCGGATAATCCGGTGGGCATCTGCGGCCCGATCGGGCCGACCGAACATCTTCCGTTGGTGGCTCAGATGGTGAACGCGATGAGGTTCGACTTGGGCAGGCACGAGGCGCATTTCTGGGGGATGGACGAATGGCTGATTGATGGTGAAACCGTCAGCCCAAAGCATCCGCTTTCCTTTGCGCGCTGCGACAACGAGCTGTGCTTTGACCGTATCGAGTCAGCGCTCGCCATGCCCGAGGCCAACAAGCATTTTCCGACGGGTGACCT
The DNA window shown above is from Ruficoccus amylovorans and carries:
- a CDS encoding PIG-L deacetylase family protein yields the protein MQEESTIKALAMFAHPDDIEFSCAGTLAMLHSRGVETHYLTLANGCCGSMVEDREQTARRRWNENLSAAKVLGAVAHPPLFDDLDIFYGRESAQRVSAVVRRIRPDIILTHAVEDYMEDHMETARLALHAAFTASMPNYVTEPSVPPVAGSCALYHALPHGLRSPRDGTRAYPSFYIDISEALSLKREALACHESQKLWLDQTQGMDAYLEEMERMALEQGSDTGCFKFAEGFTRHSSLGLSAESYRPLEEVLAGALWLNKNYPQSPRGS
- a CDS encoding glucosamine-6-phosphate isomerase, whose protein sequence is MSRPISKLAPAWWDYTTLDPAILNDAARLSARDLTQLSRPGFSVRIYDTPQEFYAAQALEYLEAWRESTPDNPVGICGPIGPTEHLPLVAQMVNAMRFDLGRHEAHFWGMDEWLIDGETVSPKHPLSFARCDNELCFDRIESALAMPEANKHFPTGDLEAYSASYDTVRCAIMQGGQGEVKHWAFNDPLMREGAYTDVPPTPDEYRSLGTRRVKLHPVTVMQNARTSGGGNVSMVPTEAVTVGPRETWKADCVSIWHPGHHDNPFGIRLTAFMIANSIMDTAVPMSLLADHPNVRFSYLRSGIGEVAVEMH